Proteins encoded in a region of the Devosia sp. RR2S18 genome:
- a CDS encoding winged helix-turn-helix domain-containing protein, which yields MSTEVYKFEGFRLDAANRQLERQGTRIELNSRYLDVLILLVREQGNLIAKQRFIDDAWSGVPVTDEALTQAIRTIRRQLGDDATKPQFIETIPKHGYRFIAPVEEVAGTAPARAAASVGTNQDSHFLLWRAGTLGGIIAGVLGGVIYGLAEASGPLTGGAAGISVVLVYVCMTATVAFLGGAGVAFGIVAAARMQPRNPLAMVIGGAVGGLVIGAVVKLIGTDAFLLLFGKAPADMTGAFEGLLLGAAIGLAVAITFGHGSVSIRRAALVGCLTTGLAGALIPLLGGQMLGGSLELLTLSFPNSQLRFGHNGLFFGENGFGPVAQVVTGALEGILFGGSTVAAMALAKDGDKLKPESLFADASLGAPRRSR from the coding sequence ATGAGCACCGAGGTCTATAAGTTCGAAGGTTTCCGACTCGACGCAGCGAACCGACAGCTGGAGCGGCAAGGAACAAGGATCGAGCTCAACTCCCGGTACCTCGACGTGCTGATCCTGCTGGTGCGAGAACAGGGCAACCTCATTGCCAAGCAGCGCTTCATTGATGATGCCTGGAGTGGCGTTCCTGTCACCGACGAGGCCCTCACCCAAGCCATCCGCACGATCCGCCGACAACTTGGCGATGATGCCACCAAACCGCAGTTCATCGAAACCATTCCAAAGCACGGCTACCGGTTCATTGCCCCTGTCGAGGAAGTGGCGGGTACTGCTCCTGCAAGAGCTGCAGCCAGTGTAGGCACAAACCAAGACTCACATTTCTTGCTCTGGCGCGCAGGTACGCTGGGAGGGATCATCGCTGGTGTACTTGGGGGTGTGATCTACGGTCTTGCCGAAGCATCGGGGCCACTCACAGGCGGTGCGGCAGGCATCTCTGTGGTGCTCGTCTATGTCTGCATGACCGCTACTGTTGCGTTCTTAGGTGGAGCCGGTGTCGCCTTCGGCATCGTGGCGGCCGCTCGGATGCAGCCAAGAAATCCACTGGCGATGGTCATCGGGGGCGCCGTAGGCGGTCTGGTCATTGGTGCCGTCGTGAAGCTCATCGGCACTGATGCCTTTCTCCTGCTGTTCGGCAAGGCACCTGCGGACATGACCGGAGCATTCGAAGGATTGCTGCTTGGCGCTGCTATCGGTCTGGCTGTGGCCATCACCTTCGGCCATGGCAGCGTTTCGATCAGACGAGCAGCTTTGGTAGGATGCCTGACCACAGGTTTGGCAGGCGCCCTCATCCCTCTCTTGGGAGGCCAAATGCTCGGCGGCAGCCTTGAGCTCCTCACCCTCAGCTTCCCCAACTCACAGCTACGATTTGGTCACAACGGGCTGTTCTTTGGCGAGAACGGCTTCGGACCAGTAGCGCAGGTCGTGACAGGTGCACTCGAAGGCATTTTGTTCGGAGGAAGCACCGTGGCTGCGATGGCGCTCGCAAAGGATGGAGACAAGCTCAAGCCAGAGAGCCTTTTCGCCGATGCAAGTCTTGGTGCACCGCGCCGGTCCCGGTGA
- a CDS encoding DUF2312 domain-containing protein yields the protein MSDAGIAGGRIRSFVERIEQVEAEIAELSEGKKEIFAEAKGEGFDVKVIKEIIKLRKQDQDERDEHETLLDLYMRAMDNAQTSEEAKAA from the coding sequence ATGAGCGACGCTGGTATAGCGGGCGGACGGATCCGCTCGTTCGTTGAACGGATCGAGCAAGTCGAAGCGGAAATCGCTGAATTGAGCGAAGGCAAGAAGGAAATCTTTGCCGAAGCGAAGGGCGAAGGCTTTGACGTCAAGGTGATCAAAGAGATCATCAAGCTGCGCAAGCAGGATCAAGACGAGCGGGACGAGCACGAAACTCTCCTGGACCTCTACATGAGGGCCATGGACAACGCGCAGACATCCGAAGAAGCCAAGGCCGCGTGA
- a CDS encoding NYN domain-containing protein, which translates to MLDTRSPRLAVLIDADNASARIADGLFEEIAKIGEASVRRIYGDFSSSRSKAWADVLSKHAIIPQQQFAYTTGKNASDITLVIDAMDLLHSGRFDGFCLVSSDSDFTRLAARIREQGVDVFGFGEQKTPESFRQACRRFVYTENLLPEAPANVEDAGARAAPLQLPANAVPILMRVMEQMDTEDGWVPLGAVGNQLANLAPDFDPRTFGFRKLSDLVRQTNGFELDQPEGRALRIRAKLDRKRRR; encoded by the coding sequence ATGCTTGATACCCGCTCCCCACGTCTTGCCGTCCTGATTGATGCCGACAACGCCTCGGCCCGGATTGCTGATGGTCTGTTCGAAGAGATAGCCAAGATCGGTGAGGCAAGTGTCCGGCGCATCTATGGAGACTTTTCCAGCTCCCGATCCAAGGCGTGGGCCGACGTGTTGTCAAAACACGCAATCATTCCACAGCAGCAGTTTGCATACACCACTGGCAAAAATGCGTCCGACATAACATTAGTGATCGACGCCATGGACCTTCTACACAGTGGGCGGTTTGATGGTTTTTGCCTAGTTTCATCCGACAGTGACTTCACACGACTTGCCGCTCGAATCCGGGAGCAGGGCGTTGATGTCTTCGGCTTTGGCGAGCAGAAAACGCCAGAAAGTTTCCGACAAGCTTGTCGCCGCTTCGTCTACACAGAGAACCTTCTGCCCGAAGCCCCGGCAAACGTGGAGGACGCGGGAGCGAGAGCTGCCCCACTTCAGCTGCCCGCTAATGCAGTGCCAATCCTGATGCGGGTGATGGAGCAGATGGACACCGAGGACGGATGGGTACCGCTTGGCGCGGTCGGCAATCAGCTTGCCAATCTGGCGCCTGACTTTGACCCGCGCACTTTCGGCTTCCGCAAGTTGAGTGACCTAGTTCGGCAGACCAACGGGTTTGAGCTTGATCAGCCGGAAGGCCGAGCTCTTCGTATCCGAGCCAAGCTCGACAGAAAACGGCGCCGATAG
- a CDS encoding cyclic nucleotide-binding/CBS domain-containing protein, giving the protein MYAESLLPAARQRLITISDDAPLIEAAGKLRSGTDILVVCNSAGVLRGVVSKTDIVGQIAQCQGAGCIALISVAMTQDVLSCRSGDLLEDLWSNMKERGLKNIPFLDGDSRPVGVLNARDLLQALLKESTTEEDMMRHYVMGVGYR; this is encoded by the coding sequence ATGTACGCTGAGAGTTTACTGCCAGCAGCGCGGCAGCGCCTGATTACCATTTCCGATGATGCACCGCTCATCGAGGCGGCCGGAAAGCTGCGTTCCGGAACGGACATTCTGGTGGTGTGCAACTCCGCCGGCGTCCTGCGGGGCGTTGTTAGCAAAACAGACATCGTCGGTCAGATCGCCCAGTGCCAAGGAGCAGGTTGCATCGCGTTGATATCGGTCGCGATGACGCAAGACGTACTGTCCTGCCGCTCCGGAGATTTGCTGGAGGATCTGTGGAGCAACATGAAAGAGCGGGGGCTGAAGAACATTCCTTTTCTAGACGGGGACTCCCGTCCGGTAGGGGTACTCAATGCTCGGGACCTGCTTCAGGCGCTTCTCAAAGAGTCCACGACCGAAGAAGACATGATGCGCCATTACGTGATGGGGGTTGGCTATCGCTGA
- the sdhD gene encoding succinate dehydrogenase, hydrophobic membrane anchor protein has protein sequence MVAKDTPLRQTRARRSGSVGHGTTHWWVERASGVALIPLTLWFVISISAVAINDHSAVIDWLRSPLAVLLVPLLLCLSFYHAALGLQVVIEDYVHSGLKHVGLLAVRITCVSLAVAGLLAVLRIAFGDWGSL, from the coding sequence ATGGTCGCGAAAGACACACCACTGCGCCAGACCCGCGCCCGTCGCTCTGGTTCAGTCGGGCACGGAACCACTCACTGGTGGGTGGAGCGCGCTTCGGGAGTTGCACTCATCCCGCTCACCTTATGGTTCGTCATCTCCATCAGTGCCGTTGCAATCAACGATCATAGCGCGGTGATCGACTGGCTGAGATCACCGTTGGCCGTGCTCTTGGTGCCGCTGCTGCTCTGCCTGTCCTTCTACCATGCGGCACTTGGTCTGCAGGTGGTGATCGAAGACTACGTGCATTCCGGTTTGAAGCACGTTGGCCTGCTCGCGGTCCGAATTACCTGCGTCTCTCTGGCGGTAGCGGGCCTCCTCGCAGTGCTCCGCATCGCATTCGGCGATTGGGGCAGCTTATGA